One Brassica napus cultivar Da-Ae chromosome A1, Da-Ae, whole genome shotgun sequence genomic region harbors:
- the LOC106351154 gene encoding uncharacterized protein LOC106351154, translated as MKESMAKVKIACFDGKGDFSMWKKRMLAHLSILGLKDALTEAPSTSDSGIEIKKDEVDEDFKERIKKHQLEKLENAEKAMNMIILNLGDHVLRKLEDCTTAASIWSTLERLYNSKTLPNRIHLQHKFYTFKMIETKSIDENIDDFLKLVSGLSSVNVSVSEEVQAILLLSSLPSQYNQLKETLKYGRDTLTIEDVTNAAKSKELELKEVKDSNLTQRSGEAYVTRGRQEKREFFRGRNSNNKSRSRSRSKLTCWYCKKEGHVKKDCYARKKRMENEDDGEAAVMVDKLQEIDALAITDQDPKDNWVIDSGCSYHMTSRREWFSEFREVTGGQVLLADDRAVSVQGIGTIRIKTEGGTVNRLSSVRYVPNLKRNLISVSSLDVQGFKQEGGGGKTRFYKNDKIALQGTLCGSLYLLDGGTVSPSAYAAVSNDDTALWHSRLAHTSMKNIKVLVEKGILEKKKISDMEFCESCVMGKNKRLSFNVGKYNTNEVLRYVHADLWGSPNVHLSISRKQYFLSIIDDYTRKVWIYFLATKDEAFSKFCEWKALVENQVNQKVKCLRTDNGLEFCNIAFDNFCKLHGIERHRTCSYTPQQNGVAERMNRTIMEKVRCLLSESGLEERFWAEAAATSVYIINRTPSAANDFNIPEELWLGKVPGYRHLRRFGAVVYVHADQGKLKPRALRGVFIGYPTGVKGYKVWLLEAKKVVISRNAVFREELMYKNIDQDRGETVRSMQSESGGSVESSVEVGGSSETQSEGQIEGGVDQQGDGTDQPESETTNNTEEGVEDLSDYQLARDRIRRQIVKPTRFTEESEVAFALSVSEEIDCEEPRSYDEAMRSKDAKKWNAGMDDEMCSLDKNKTWNLVDLPKGKRAIGCKWIYKYKPGIPGVEDPRYKSRLVAKGYSQKEGIDYQEIFSPVVKHVSIRLMLSMVVDKDLELEQLDVKTAFLHGEIEEDIYMEQPQGYEVVGKKDKVCKLVKSLYGLKQAPRQWNKCFDQCMIKHGFNKSEFDLCVYYKKLREDEYIYLLLYVDDMLLVSKEVTEINKVKKMLSSEFDMKDLGPASRILGMDIERDRAGGVLQLSQSKYIKKVLQVFRMDKAHSVSTPLGAHFKLVAVKEDDHSVGTEEEYPYSNAVGSIMYAMIGTRPDLAFAVGVVSRFMSRPDSTHWSAVQWVLRYLVKTQDVGLVFKKQSNGRSFKVEGYSDSDFGGDLDKRRSTTGYVFKVGGNTVSWKSGLQQVVALSTTEAEYISLVEAIKEGLWLRGLTEELGYQQEEVSVGCDSQSAICLAKNNVFHDRTKHVVVSKHVALKMSFVREMVDIGEVKIQKVSTKKNPADMLTKVIPCLKFEQALEELGVAKC; from the coding sequence ATGAAGGAATCAATGGCGAAGGTCAAGATTGCATGTTTCGATGGAAAAGGCGATTTCTCGATGTGGAAGAAACGGATGTTAGCTCATCTATCGATTCTTGGTTTGAAGGACGCGTTGACTGAAGCTCCGTCAACATCAGATTCTGGGATTGAGATCAAGAAAGACGAAGTAGATGAAGACTTCAAGGAAAGGATCAAGAAGCATCAGCTTGAGAAGCTAGAGAACGCCGAGAAGGCGATGAACATGATCATCTTAAACCTCGGTGATCATGTGCTGCGGAAGCTTGAGGATTGTACAACGGCTGCATCCATATGGTCTACACTGGAAAGGTTGTATAATTCTAAAACTCTACCTAATAGAATTCATCTACAGCATAAGTTCTATACATTCAAGATGATTGAGACAAAATCGATTGATGAGAACATAGATGATTTCTTGAAATTAGTTTCCGGGTTAAGCAGTGTAAATGTTTCTGTTTCAGAGGAGGTGCAAGCTATTTTGCTGCTGAGTTCACTGCCGTCACAATACAATCAGCTGAAGGAGACCCTGAAGTATGGTAGAGATACGTTGACAATTGAGGATGTCACAAATGCGGCGAAGTCTAAGGAACTGGAGTTGAAGGAAGTAAAGGACTCCAACCTTACACAGAGGTCAGGTGAAGCGTATGTGACCCGAGGAAGGCAAGAAAAAAGGGAGTTCTTCAGGGGCAGGAACTCGAACAACAAGTCCAGATCGAGGTCAAGATCGAAGCTGACTTGTTGGTACTGTAAGAAGGAAGGTCACGTGAAGAAAGATTGCTACGCTAGGAAGAAACGAATGGAGAATGAAGACGATGGGGAAGCAGCAGTTATGGTTGATAAACTGCAGGAGATTGATGCACTCGCAATCACTGATCAAGACCCGAAAGATAATTGGGTGATAGATTCTGGGTGCTCTTACCATATGACGTCCAGGCGAGAATGGTTCAGTGAATTCAGAGAAGTCACTGGTGGACAAGTTCTGCTTGCAGATGACAGAGCAGTATCAGTTCAAGGAATTGGTACCATCCGCATAAAGACAGAAGGAGGAACGGTCAATCGTCTCTCTAGTGTGAGGTATGTTCCTAACCTTAAGAGGAACCTTATCTCTGTAAGTTCACTTGATGTGCAGGGATTCAAGCAAGAAGGTGGTGGAGGGAAGACTCGGTTCTATAAGAACGACAAGATAGCGCTACAGGGCACGCTGTGTGGGAGTCTATACCTGTTAGATGGAGGCACAGTATCACCATCAGCATATGCAGCCGTTTCAAATGACGATACGGCGCTGTGGCACAGCCGTCTTGCACACACAAGTATGAAGAACATCAAAGTATTAGTGGAGAAGGGAATactagagaagaagaagataagtgACATGGAGTTCTGCGAGAGCTGTGTCATGGGAAAGAATAAGAGGCTCAGTTTCAACGTAGGTAAGTACAACACCAATGAGGTGCTCAGGTACGTACATGCTGATCTTTGGGGCTCTCCTAATGTTCATCTATCGATCTCTAGAAAACAGTACTTCCTGTCTATCATAGATGATTATACTAGGAAGGTCTGGATTTATTTTCTAGCTACTAAGGatgaagcatttagtaaatttTGTGAATGGAAAGCTTTAGTGGAAAACCAAGTGAACCAGAAAGTTAAATGTCTTAGAACTGATAATGGTTTAGAGTTCTGTAACATTGCATTTGATAATTTCTGTAAATTGCATGGTATTGAGAGGCATAGGACTTGTTCATACACTCCGCAACAGAATGGTGTTGCAGAGCGTATGAACAGGACTATCATGGAGAAAGTTCGTTGTCTTTTGAGTGAATCAGGTCTTGAGGAAAGGTTTTGGGCCGAGGCAGCAGCGACGTCTGTCTACATTATAAACAGGACTCCCTCTGCTGCAAACGACTTCAACATACCGGAAGAATTGTGGCTTGGTAAAGTTCCAGGGTATAGGCATCTCAGGAGATTCGGAGCTGTGGTCTATGTTCATGCAGATCAGGGGAAGCTCAAGCCAAGAGCACTGAGAGGGGTCTTTATTGGCTACCCTACTGGAGTTAAAGGCTACAAGGTCTGGTTACTGGAAGCGAAGAAGGTAGTGATCAGCAGAAATGCGGTGTTTAGAGAGGAGCTCATGTACAAGAATATAGATCAAGATCGTGGAGAGACAGTGAGGTCTATGCAATCAGAATCTGGTGGGTCTGTGGAGAGTTCAGTTGAGGTTGGTGGAAGCTCAGAGACACAATCAGAAGGTCAGATAGAAGGTGGAGTAGATCAACAAGGAGACGGAACAGATCAACCAGAATCAGAGACAACTAACAATACTGAAGAAGGAGTAGAAGATTTGAGCGATTATCAACTTGCGAGAGATCGAATTCGTCGACAAATTGTCAAGCCGACAAGATTCACTGAAGAATCAGAGGTAGCGTTTGCTTTGTCAGTATCAGAAGAAATAGACTGTGAAGAACCTAGGAGTTATGATGAGGCTATGAGAAGCAAAGACGCGAAGAAGTGGAATGCTGGGATGGATGATGAGATGTGTTCTCTGGATAAGAACAAGACTTGGAATTTGGTGGATTTACCAAAAGGGAAAAGAGCTATAGGCTGTAAATGGATTTACAAATACAAGCCGGGAATACCTGGAGTTGAAGATCCAAGGTATAAATCAAGATTGGTTGCTAAAGGTTATTCCCAAAAGGAGGGAATTGATTATCAAGAAATCTTCTCGCCGGTGGTGAAGCATGTATCTATCAGGCTCATGCTATCTATGGTGGTTGATAAGGACTTGGAGTTAGAGCAGTTAGACGTGAAGACGGCGTTTCTGCATGGTGAGATAGAAGAAGATATCTACATGGAACAGCCGCAGGGTTATGAGGTCGTTGGGAAAAAGGATAAAGTCTGCAAGTTGGTGAAGTCTTTGTATGGGCTTAAACAGGCTCCACGTCAGTGGAACAAATGCTTTGATCAATGCATGATCAAGCATGGCTTCAACAAAAGTGAATTCGACCTGTGTGTTTACTACAAGAAGCTGAGGGAGGACGAGTATATCTACTTGCTATTGTATGTGGATGACATGTTATTAGTGTCGAAGGAGGTGACTGAGATTAATAAAGTCAAGAAGATGTTGAGTAGTGAATTTGACATGAAGGACTTGGGTCCTGCAAGTAGAATCTTGGGAATGGatatagagagagacagagCAGGTGGAGTCTTGCAATTGTCTCAATCAAAATACATCAAGAAAGTTCTACAAGTTTTTCGCATGGATAAGGCACACTCAGTGTCAACACCGCTGGGTGCTCATTTCAAGTTGGTTGCGGTTAAGGAAGATGATCACAGTGTTGGTACAGAAGAGGAATATCCTTACTCAAACGCGGTGGGAAGCATTATGTATGCAATGATAGGCACAAGGCCTGATTTGGCGTTCGCGGTTGGAGTGGTGAGTAGATTCATGAGCCGTCCAGACTCCACACATTGGTCTGCGGTTCAATGGGTTCTACGATACTTAGTGAAGACTCAAGATGTCGGGTTAGTGTTCAAGAAACAGAGTAATGGCAGAAGCTTCAAGGTTGAAGGTTATTCAGATTCAGATTTTGGTGGTGATCTTGATAAGAGAAGGTCAACAACCGGGTATGTGTTCAAGGTAGGAGGTAACACGGTCAGTTGGAAGTCAGGACTACAACAAGTGGTAGCTCTATCAACGACGGAAGCTGAATATATATCATTGGTGGAAGCGATTAAAGAAGGTCTGTGGCTAAGAGGGTtaacagaagaacttgggtaTCAGCAGGAAGAAGTTAGCGTGGGGTGTGATTCTCAGAGTGCAATTTGTCTTGCAAAGAACAATGTCTTTCATGACAGAACGAAGCACGTTGTGGTTTCAAAGCACGTTGCTTTGAAGATGAGTTTCGTGAGGGAGATGGTTGATATTGGGGAAGTTAAGATTCAGAAGGTGTCAACTAAGAAGAATCCTGCAGATATGTTGACAAAAGTGATTCCGTGTTTGAAGTTTGAACAAGCTCTTGAAGAGCTTGGAGTAGCCAAGTGCTAG
- the LOC106384760 gene encoding glutathione S-transferase T3-like, which produces MDPFSYNSPGFVNLLASQSSPPHDMDSAEAVGNSPGLVKPVERRKWVVKEDLVLISAWLNTSKDPIVANEQKAGAFWKRIEEYFNSSPQLIGAVPREWSQCKQRWGRVNEQVCKFVGCHEAALKEQTSGQNENDVMKAAHDIFFNDFNVKFALEHCWRELRFDQKWRSHALSKVGGKEKRKEACPEVVGDDEEVRPPGVKASKAAKRKKHGNEAAYDQIETMLALKNNISKQKILDRLIGKNEETLSDQEKSLKYKLIGEML; this is translated from the coding sequence ATGGATCCTTTCTCCTACAACTCTCCCGGGTTTGTTAACCTTTTAGCTTCGCAGAGCAGTCCCCCACACGACATGGACTCTGCTGAGGCAGTTGGTAACTCACCCGGGTTAGTTAAACCTGTAGAAAGAAGAAAGTGGGTTGTCAAAGAAGACCTTGTGCTCATTAGCGCTTGGTTGAACACGAGCAAGGATCCCATAGTCGCTAATGAGCAGAAGGCAGGGGCGTTTTGGAAGAGAATAGAGGAGTATTTTAACTCAAGCCCTCAGCTCATTGGCGCCGTTCCTAGAGAATGGAGTcaatgtaagcagaggtggggaaggGTGAATGAGCAGGTGTGCAAGTTCGTTGGTTGCCATGAAGCCGCTTTGAAGGAGCAGACAAGCGggcaaaatgagaatgatgtcaTGAAAGCTGCACATGACATCTTCTTCAATGACTTTAATGTCAAGTTCGCACTTGAACATTGCTGGAGGGAGCTGAGATTTGATCAGAAATGGAGGTCACACGCGTTGTCGAAAGTTGGTGGAAAGGAGAAGAGGAAGGAAGCATGTCCGGAGGTGGTGGGTGACGATGAAGAGGTGAGGCCTCCTGGTGTAAAGGCGAGCAAAGCAGCCAAGCGCAAGAAACACGGGAATGAAGCAGCTTATGATCAAATAGAAACCATGCTAGCTCTGAAAAATAACATTTCTAAACAAAAGATCCTTGATCGTCTCATTGGCAAAAATGAGGAGACTCTTTCTGATCAAGAAAAATCCCTTAAGTATAAACTAATTGGTGAAATGCTTTGA
- the LOC106427908 gene encoding germin-like protein subfamily 3 member 2, whose protein sequence is MEANTMFLTKALLLVCFKVCFTLASDPDPIQDFCIPKPITSPHHHPFSTNLPCKNSSELTTEDFIFSGFKTPGNFSDTGLATVPVNPTTFPGLNTLGLSFVRADLKPGAINPPHYHPRATEVAHVVKGRVYSGFVDSNNKVYAKVMEEGEMMVYPKGLVHFQMNVGDVTATILGGLNSQSPGIQKIPSVVFGSGINEELLVKAFGLSLEQIGTLKKRFNPVMSNEH, encoded by the coding sequence ATGGAAGCAAACACTATGTTTCTTACAAAAGCTCTTCTTCTTGTATGTTTCAAAGTCTGCTTCACATTAGCTTCTGACCCCGACCCGATCCAAGACTTCTGTATACCAAAACCAATCACATCTCCTCATCACCATCCCTTCTCCACAAATCTCCCATGCAAAAACTCCTCCGAACTAACCACCGAAGATTTCATCTTTTCCGGCTTTAAAACCCCTGGAAACTTCTCCGATACCGGGCTAGCCACGGTCCCCGTAAACCCGACAACCTTCCCGGGCCTTAACACACTGGGTTTGTCGTTTGTCCGGGCGGATCTCAAACCCGGAGCTATAAACCCGCCACATTACCATCCTAGGGCCACGGAGGTAGCCCACGTGGTTAAAGGACGGGTTTACTCCGGTTTTGTAGACTCGAACAATAAAGTCTACGCTAAGGTTATGGAAGAAGGAGAAATGATGGTGTACCCAAAAGGGCTAGTGCATTTTCAGATGAACGTGGGAGATGTTACGGCCACGATTCTAGGAGGACTTAATAGCCAAAGCCCCGGGATTCAGAAGATACCGTCGGTTGTTTTTGGGTCAGGGATCAATGAGGAGTTGCTTGTGAAAGCTTTTGGGCTGAGTCTTGAGCAGATTGGTACTTTGAAGAAAAGATTTAATCCTGTGATGTCTAATGAACATTGA
- the LOC106427957 gene encoding threonine dehydratase biosynthetic, chloroplastic-like isoform X2, producing MDSVRLPTAPSSLRSQMLGQPLHRIPLPPCNGRSNLRFKPVIGTNLSRENHVSPVAVITRDETSVAPLASPQPRLKVSPSSLQYPAGYLGAVPERASDPENGSIAEAMEYLTNILSTKVYDVAIESPLHLAKKLSERLGVRLFLKREDLQPVFSFKLRGAYNMMVKLPAEQLAKGVICSSAGNHAQGVALSAAKLGCTAVIVMPRTTPEIKWQSVENLGATVVLVGDSYDEAQAFAKQRAEEEGLTFIPPFDHPDVIAGQGTVGMEITRQAKGPLHAIFVPIGGGGLIAGIASYVKRVCPEVKIIGVEPADANTMALSLHHGERVILDQVGGFADGVAVKVVGEETFRISRKLVDGVVLVTRDAICASIKDMFEEQRNILEPAGALAIAGAEAYCKYYGLKDVNVVAITSGANMNFDKLRIVTELANVGRQQEAVLATILPEKPGSFKKFCELVGAMNITEFKYRCGSEKESVVLYSVGVHTPGELKALEKRMESSQLRTRNLTSSDLVKDHLRYLMGGRSSVEEEVLCQFTFPERPGALMNFLDSFSPRWNISLFHYRAEGGAGANVLVGIQVPEQEMEEFRNRAHVLGYEYVLVSEDTVFKLLMH from the exons ATGGATTCCGTCAGGCTTCCAACGGCTCCTTCCTCTCTCCGTAGCCAAATGCTAGGTCAACCCCTTCACCGCATTCCCCTACCTCCCTGTAACGGCCGCAGCAACCTCCGGTTTAAACCGGTTATTGGAACCAATCTATCTCGAGAAAACCACGTCTCTCCGGTTGCCGTTATCACCCGAGACGAAACATCAGTGGCTCCTCTCGCTTCTCCTCAGCCACGTCTCAAGGTCTCTCCGAGCTCGCTCCAGTACCCCGCCGGTTACCTCGGCGCGGTTCCGGAGCGTGCGAGCGATCCCGAGAACGGGAGCATCGCGGAGGCGATGGAGTATTTGACGAATATACTGTCCACTAAGGTTTACGACGTGGCGATTGAGTCGCCACTCCACTTGGCCAAGAAGCTATCGGAGAGGTTAGGTGTTCGCTTGTTTCTCAAGAGAGAAGACTTGCAACCT GTGTTCTCGTTTAAGCTTCGTGGAGCTTACAACATGATGGTGAAGCTTCCAGCTGAGCAGTTAGCGAAAGGAGTCATCTGCTCCTCAGCTGGAAACCATGCTCAAGGAGTTGCTTTGTCTGCCGCCAAACTCGGCTGCACCGCCGTGATTGTTATGCCTCGCACAACTCCAGAGATCAAG tggcAATCTGTGGAGAATTTGGGTGCGACGGTTGTTCTTGTTGGGGATTCGTATGATGAAGCACAAGCATTTGCTAAGCAACGAGCTGAGGAAGAAGGTTTGACGTTTATACCTCCGTTTGATCACCCTGACGTTATTGCCGGACAAGGGACTGTCGGGATGGAGATCACAAGGCAAGCTAAAGGTCCGTTACATGCTATATTTGTCCCCATCGGTGGTGGTGGTTTGATAGCTGGGATTGCTTCTTACGTGAAGAGAGTTTGTCCTGAG GTGAAGATCATTGGTGTGGAGCCAGCAGATGCAAACACAATGGCGTTGTCGCTGCATCACGGCGAGAGAGTGATACTAGACCAGGTTGGGGGTTTTGCAGATGGTGTAGCAGTCAAAGTAGTTGGGGAAGAGACTTTTCGTATATCCAGAAAGCTGGTGGATGGTGTTGTACTCGTCACTCGTGATGCTATCTGTGCATCAATAAAG GATATGTTTGAGGAGCAACGGAACATTTTGGAACCAGCAGGTGCTCTTGCGATCGCTGGAGCTGAAGCGTACTGTAAGTATTATGGGCTAAAGGACGTGAATGTTGTGGCCATAACCAGTGGTGCAAACATGAACTTTGACAAGCTGAGGATTGTGACGGAGCTCGCTAATGTCGGTAGGCAACAGGAGGCTGTTCTTGCTACTATCTTGCCGGAAAAGCCTGGAAGCTTTAAGAAATTCTGTGAACTG GTTGGGGCAATGAACATAACCGAGTTCAAGTATAGATGTGGGTCTGAAAAGGAATCTGTTGTACTATACAG TGTTGGAGTGCACACACCAGGAGAGCTCAAAGCACTAGAGAAGAGAATGGAATCTTCTCAGCTCAGAACTAGGAACCTTACAAGCAGTGACTTAGTTAAAGATCACCTGCGTTACTTG ATGGGTGGAAGATCAAGTGTTGAAGAAGAGGTTCTATGCCAGTTCACCTTCCCGGAGAGACCGGGTGCTCTGATGAACTTCTTGGACTCTTTCAGTCCTCGTTGGAACATTAGCCTTTTCCATTACCGTGCAGAG GGTGGGGCAGGTGCAAATGTGCTGGTCGGGATCCAAGTGCCGGAGCAAGAAATGGAGGAGTTCAGAAACCGAGCTCATGTTCTTGGATACGAGTACGTCTTGGTAAGTGAAGACACAGTTTTCAAGCTTCTAATGCACTGA
- the LOC106427957 gene encoding threonine dehydratase biosynthetic, chloroplastic-like isoform X1 — protein MDSVRLPTAPSSLRSQMLGQPLHRIPLPPCNGRSNLRFKPVIGTNLSRENHVSPVAVITRDETSVAPLASPQPRLKVSPSSLQYPAGYLGAVPERASDPENGSIAEAMEYLTNILSTKVYDVAIESPLHLAKKLSERLGVRLFLKREDLQPVFSFKLRGAYNMMVKLPAEQLAKGVICSSAGNHAQGVALSAAKLGCTAVIVMPRTTPEIKWQSVENLGATVVLVGDSYDEAQAFAKQRAEEEGLTFIPPFDHPDVIAGQGTVGMEITRQAKGPLHAIFVPIGGGGLIAGIASYVKRVCPEVKIIGVEPADANTMALSLHHGERVILDQVGGFADGVAVKVVGEETFRISRKLVDGVVLVTRDAICASIKDMFEEQRNILEPAGALAIAGAEAYCKYYGLKDVNVVAITSGANMNFDKLRIVTELANVGRQQEAVLATILPEKPGSFKKFCELVRVSAGFAGQPAPQKPAGNPSNPRVGAMNITEFKYRCGSEKESVVLYSVGVHTPGELKALEKRMESSQLRTRNLTSSDLVKDHLRYLMGGRSSVEEEVLCQFTFPERPGALMNFLDSFSPRWNISLFHYRAEGGAGANVLVGIQVPEQEMEEFRNRAHVLGYEYVLVSEDTVFKLLMH, from the exons ATGGATTCCGTCAGGCTTCCAACGGCTCCTTCCTCTCTCCGTAGCCAAATGCTAGGTCAACCCCTTCACCGCATTCCCCTACCTCCCTGTAACGGCCGCAGCAACCTCCGGTTTAAACCGGTTATTGGAACCAATCTATCTCGAGAAAACCACGTCTCTCCGGTTGCCGTTATCACCCGAGACGAAACATCAGTGGCTCCTCTCGCTTCTCCTCAGCCACGTCTCAAGGTCTCTCCGAGCTCGCTCCAGTACCCCGCCGGTTACCTCGGCGCGGTTCCGGAGCGTGCGAGCGATCCCGAGAACGGGAGCATCGCGGAGGCGATGGAGTATTTGACGAATATACTGTCCACTAAGGTTTACGACGTGGCGATTGAGTCGCCACTCCACTTGGCCAAGAAGCTATCGGAGAGGTTAGGTGTTCGCTTGTTTCTCAAGAGAGAAGACTTGCAACCT GTGTTCTCGTTTAAGCTTCGTGGAGCTTACAACATGATGGTGAAGCTTCCAGCTGAGCAGTTAGCGAAAGGAGTCATCTGCTCCTCAGCTGGAAACCATGCTCAAGGAGTTGCTTTGTCTGCCGCCAAACTCGGCTGCACCGCCGTGATTGTTATGCCTCGCACAACTCCAGAGATCAAG tggcAATCTGTGGAGAATTTGGGTGCGACGGTTGTTCTTGTTGGGGATTCGTATGATGAAGCACAAGCATTTGCTAAGCAACGAGCTGAGGAAGAAGGTTTGACGTTTATACCTCCGTTTGATCACCCTGACGTTATTGCCGGACAAGGGACTGTCGGGATGGAGATCACAAGGCAAGCTAAAGGTCCGTTACATGCTATATTTGTCCCCATCGGTGGTGGTGGTTTGATAGCTGGGATTGCTTCTTACGTGAAGAGAGTTTGTCCTGAG GTGAAGATCATTGGTGTGGAGCCAGCAGATGCAAACACAATGGCGTTGTCGCTGCATCACGGCGAGAGAGTGATACTAGACCAGGTTGGGGGTTTTGCAGATGGTGTAGCAGTCAAAGTAGTTGGGGAAGAGACTTTTCGTATATCCAGAAAGCTGGTGGATGGTGTTGTACTCGTCACTCGTGATGCTATCTGTGCATCAATAAAG GATATGTTTGAGGAGCAACGGAACATTTTGGAACCAGCAGGTGCTCTTGCGATCGCTGGAGCTGAAGCGTACTGTAAGTATTATGGGCTAAAGGACGTGAATGTTGTGGCCATAACCAGTGGTGCAAACATGAACTTTGACAAGCTGAGGATTGTGACGGAGCTCGCTAATGTCGGTAGGCAACAGGAGGCTGTTCTTGCTACTATCTTGCCGGAAAAGCCTGGAAGCTTTAAGAAATTCTGTGAACTGGTGCGTGTTAGTGCTGGGTTTGCGGGTCAACCCGCCCCGCAAAAACCCGCGGGTAACCCGTCAAACCCGcgg GTTGGGGCAATGAACATAACCGAGTTCAAGTATAGATGTGGGTCTGAAAAGGAATCTGTTGTACTATACAG TGTTGGAGTGCACACACCAGGAGAGCTCAAAGCACTAGAGAAGAGAATGGAATCTTCTCAGCTCAGAACTAGGAACCTTACAAGCAGTGACTTAGTTAAAGATCACCTGCGTTACTTG ATGGGTGGAAGATCAAGTGTTGAAGAAGAGGTTCTATGCCAGTTCACCTTCCCGGAGAGACCGGGTGCTCTGATGAACTTCTTGGACTCTTTCAGTCCTCGTTGGAACATTAGCCTTTTCCATTACCGTGCAGAG GGTGGGGCAGGTGCAAATGTGCTGGTCGGGATCCAAGTGCCGGAGCAAGAAATGGAGGAGTTCAGAAACCGAGCTCATGTTCTTGGATACGAGTACGTCTTGGTAAGTGAAGACACAGTTTTCAAGCTTCTAATGCACTGA